One window of the Epinephelus moara isolate mb chromosome 24, YSFRI_EMoa_1.0, whole genome shotgun sequence genome contains the following:
- the LOC126386303 gene encoding olfactory receptor class A-like protein 1 translates to MDLCMTIKGVSFLLQTGMGILGNTVVLLAYANIIFTEPKLLPVDMILCHLAFANLLLLLTRCVPQTMTVFGLRDLLNDPGCKVVIYTYRIGRALSVCITCMLSVFQAVTIAPAGPRLSRLKLALPALVIPTFAGLWFLNMAICIAAPFFSMAPRNGTVPAFTLNLGFCHVDFRDNLSYVINGVAVSGRDFAFVALMLGSSGYILLLLHRHSHQVRGIRRSQGGRAETRAAKTVVTLVVLYVVFFGIDNVIWIYMLTVAKVSPVVADMRVFFSSCYASLSPYFIISSNKKVKAKLVCAAEQDQPSVDNQESSDK, encoded by the coding sequence ATGGATCTATGTATGACCATCAAAGGGGTCTCCTTCCTCTTGCAAACAGGTATGGGCATCTTGGGGAACACTGTGGTGCTGCTGGCGTACGCCAACATAATTTTCACCGAGCCCAAGCTCCTTCCTGTGGACATGATCCTGTGCCACCTGGCCTTCGCCAACCTGTTGCTGCTCCTGACCCGCTGCGTCCCTCAGACTATGACTGTGTTCGGGTTGAGGGACCTGCTGAATGACCCCGGCTGCAAGGTGGTGATCTACACCTACCGCATCGGCCGGGCATTGTCGGTCTGCATCACCTGTATGCTCAGTGTGTTCCAGGCGGTGACCATCGCCCCCGCTGGACCCCGTTTGTCCAGACTGAAGCTTGCACTTCCCGCCCTGGTCATCCCCACCTTTGCAGGACTGTGGTTCCTCAACATGGCCATATGCATCGCAGCCCCTTTCTTCTCCATGGCGCCACGTAACGGCACCGTCCCTGCCTTCACCCTGAACCTTGGCTTCTGTCATGTGGACTTCAGAGACAACCTGTCCTATGTGATTAATGGCGTGGCTGTCTCTGGGAGGGACTTTGCCTTTGTCGCCCTGATGCTGGGCTCAAGCGGTTAcatcctgctgctcctccaccGCCACAGCCACCAGGTGAGAGGGATCCGTCGCTCTCAGGGCGGCAGGGCAGAGACCAGGGCGGCCAAAACAGTAGTGACCTTGGTGGTTCTCTACGTGGTCTTCTTTGGGATTGATAACGTGATCTGGATCTACATGCTGACGGTGGCGAAGGTGTCGCCAGTGGTGGCTGATATGAGGGTGTTCTTCTCGTCCTGCTACGCCTCTCTCAGCCCCTACTTcatcatttcctccaacaagAAGGTCAAGGCGAAGCTCGTGTGCGCAGCCGAGCAAGACCAGCCGTCAGTGGACAATCAGGAGTCGAGTGACAAATGA
- the phtf1 gene encoding putative homeodomain transcription factor 1 isoform X1, whose translation MTMARIAWYQEKIGAYDQQVWEKSLEQADLNGLDSKPRKTCQIKPDLIDVDLVRGSTFSKAKPESPWTALTRKGLVRVLLFPFFFQWWIQVTSKSISSCILVLYFMQVAAVVLYLEVPGASASEVFGPMCLMLLLGTVHCQIVSTESSRWPSGSPAASCTTSPARRRRPRKGRGLKKSEEKNDSGDTEQQGPWQFEESQRLYRTEERRTKRKSGFGASDELSSEEEEGIQPVEVTLPVPLQERHPSPTWPTSAPVPSVRKRNLKSNPKPTVRPQEVSGASIKVKPREVERLRPSVGSRPASDTDDTLWEELLQGPDTGSTGSSDSEANGRYNAGMTLPQTTTLSSDDESLQQGITGNQLSWLQACHPSKDRVSAIIWEQGECKKIDMSVLEISGIILTRVKMVEQGMGYLVLGGLMTATLALLPFAFRLAQRLDMSSLGSLSLKELGEMAIGQHDAQAYAFFFITAVQRVCLTGLFFFMMCVAERTYKQRLLFAKFFSHLTSARKAKKSEIPHFRLKKVQNIKMWLSLRSFLRRRGPQRSVDVIVSTIFLLALSISFIICAQLLHNHQTFLESLTNWELMVWASSLVLFLLRLATLGSETNCKYSNSSVLLTEQINLYLKMEKKPNKKEELNIVNNVLKLATKLMKELDTPFRLLGLTVNPLIYNITRVVILSAVSAVVSDLLGFNIRLWKIKP comes from the exons ATGACAATGGCCAGAATAGCCTGGTATCAAGAGAAG ATCGGGGCCTACGATCAACAAGTCTGGGAGAAATCTCTGGAGCAAGCGGATCTAAAT GGTTTGGACAGCAAACCAAGGAAGACGTGTCAAATCAAGCCAGACCTCATCGATGTCGACTTAGTAAGAG GATCAACATTCAGCAAAGCCAAACCAGAGAGTCCCTGGACCGCTCTGACTCGGAAGGGTCTGGTCAGAGTGCTGCTGTTCCCGTTCTTCTTCCAGTGGTGGATCCAGGTGACCTCCAAGTCCATCTCCTCATGCATCCTTGTGCTGTACTTCATGCAAG TGGCAGCAGTGGTGCTGTACTTGGAGGTCCCTGGGGCGAGTGCCAGCGAGGTGTTTGGGCCCatgtgtctgatgctgctgctgggtACCGTGCACTGCCAGATTGTGTCGACCGAGTCCAGCCGGTGGCCCTCGGGCAGTCCAGCTGCCAGCTGCACCACCAGCCCTGCTCGCAGACGGAG GCCGAGGAAGGGCAGAGGGCTGAAAAAATCAGAAGAAAAGAATGACAGCGGGGACACAGAGCAGCAGGGGCCCTGGCAGTTTGAAGAAAGCCAGCGATTATACAGGACTGAAGAGAGGAGG ACCAAAAGAAAGTCAGGATTTGGGGCATCCGACGAGCTCTCcagtgaggaagaagagggcATACAACCAGTGGAAGTCACCCTTCCAGTACCTCTTCAAGAGAGACACCCTTCTCCAACCTGGCCGACATCTGCACCGGTGCCCTCTGTTAGGAAGAGAAACCTAAAGTCTAACCCCAAACCCACAGTAAGACCTCAG gaagtgagcggGGCCTCCATCAAAGTGAAACCTCGAGAGGTGGAGCGCCTCAGGCCGAGCGTAGGCTCTCGTCCGGCCTCCGACACTGATGACACGCTGTGGGAGGAGCTTCTCCAAGGGCCGGACACCGGCTCCACGGGGAGCAGCGACAGTGAGGCGAACGGGAGGTACAACGCTGGCATGACGCTCCCACAAACCACCACTCTGAGCAGTGACGATGAGAGCCTTCAGCAGGGAATCACCGGA AACCAGCTGTCGTGGCTGCAGGCGTGTCACCCATCCAAGGACCGTGTCAGTGCCATAATATGGGAGCAGGGCGAGTGTAAGAAAATAGACATGTCAGTATTGGAGATCAGTGGGATCATCCTCACACGG GTGAAGATGGTGGAGCAGGGTATGGGTTACCTTGTGCTTGGCGGGCTGATGACTGCCACCCTGGCACTGCTTCCCTTCGCCTTCCGCTTGGCTCAGCGTCTGGACATGTCGAGCCTTGGCTCCCTGTCCCTGAAAGAGCTGGGAGAAATGGCCATCGGGCAGCATGATGCCCAGGCCTACGCCTTTTTCTTTATCACGGCGGTGCAGAGAGTCTGCCTCACAGGGCTGTTCTTCTTCATGATGTGTGTGGCAGAGAGAACGTACAAACAG AGACTTTTATTCGCCAAGTTCTTCAGCCACCTCACTTCAGCCCGCAAGGCCAAGAAATCAGAGATCCCTCATTTCAGGCTGAAGAAAGTCCAGAACATAAAGATGTGGTTGTCACTCCGCTCTTTTCTCAGG AGACGAGGGCCGCAGCGCTCCGTTGACGTCATTGTCTCCACTATCTTCCTTTTGGCGCTCTCCATTTCATTCATCATCTGTGCCCAG CTTCTGCACAACCACCAGACATTCCTAGAGTCTCTGACAAACTGGGAGCTGATGGTGTGGGCCTCCTCCCTCGTCCTCTTTCTGTTACGGCTGGCCACGCTGGGCTCAGAGACCAACTGCAAATACAGCAACTCCTCAGTGCTGCTCACTGAGCAG ATCAATTTGTATCTTAAGATGGAGAAAAAGCCCAACAAGAAAGAGGAACTCAATATAGTGAACAATGTTTTGAAACTAGCAACAAAACTGATGAAG GAGCTGGATACTCCATTCAGACTACTGGGTCTGACCGTGAACCCTCTGATCTACAACATCACCAGAGTGGTCATCCTGTCCGCTGTGTCTGCTGTGGTCAGCGACCTGCTCGGCTTCAACATTAGA CTGTGGAAAATCAAGCCTTAA
- the phtf1 gene encoding putative homeodomain transcription factor 1 isoform X2 codes for MTMARIAWYQEKIGAYDQQVWEKSLEQADLNGLDSKPRKTCQIKPDLIDVDLVRGSTFSKAKPESPWTALTRKGLVRVLLFPFFFQWWIQVTSKSISSCILVLYFMQVAAVVLYLEVPGASASEVFGPMCLMLLLGTVHCQIVSTESSRWPSGSPAASCTTSPARRRRPRKGRGLKKSEEKNDSGDTEQQGPWQFEESQRLYRTEERRTKRKSGFGASDELSSEEEEGIQPVEVTLPVPLQERHPSPTWPTSAPVPSVRKRNLKSNPKPTVRPQEVSGASIKVKPREVERLRPSVGSRPASDTDDTLWEELLQGPDTGSTGSSDSEANGRYNAGMTLPQTTTLSSDDESLQQGITGNQLSWLQACHPSKDRVSAIIWEQGECKKIDMSVLEISGIILTRVKMVEQGMGYLVLGGLMTATLALLPFAFRLAQRLDMSSLGSLSLKELGEMAIGQHDAQAYAFFFITAVQRVCLTGLFFFMMCVAERTYKQRLLFAKFFSHLTSARKAKKSEIPHFRLKKVQNIKMWLSLRSFLRRRGPQRSVDVIVSTIFLLALSISFIICAQLLHNHQTFLESLTNWELMVWASSLVLFLLRLATLGSETNCKYSNSSVLLTEQINLYLKMEKKPNKKEELNIVNNVLKLATKLMKSRLFWYELLSVGDIGCRDVH; via the exons ATGACAATGGCCAGAATAGCCTGGTATCAAGAGAAG ATCGGGGCCTACGATCAACAAGTCTGGGAGAAATCTCTGGAGCAAGCGGATCTAAAT GGTTTGGACAGCAAACCAAGGAAGACGTGTCAAATCAAGCCAGACCTCATCGATGTCGACTTAGTAAGAG GATCAACATTCAGCAAAGCCAAACCAGAGAGTCCCTGGACCGCTCTGACTCGGAAGGGTCTGGTCAGAGTGCTGCTGTTCCCGTTCTTCTTCCAGTGGTGGATCCAGGTGACCTCCAAGTCCATCTCCTCATGCATCCTTGTGCTGTACTTCATGCAAG TGGCAGCAGTGGTGCTGTACTTGGAGGTCCCTGGGGCGAGTGCCAGCGAGGTGTTTGGGCCCatgtgtctgatgctgctgctgggtACCGTGCACTGCCAGATTGTGTCGACCGAGTCCAGCCGGTGGCCCTCGGGCAGTCCAGCTGCCAGCTGCACCACCAGCCCTGCTCGCAGACGGAG GCCGAGGAAGGGCAGAGGGCTGAAAAAATCAGAAGAAAAGAATGACAGCGGGGACACAGAGCAGCAGGGGCCCTGGCAGTTTGAAGAAAGCCAGCGATTATACAGGACTGAAGAGAGGAGG ACCAAAAGAAAGTCAGGATTTGGGGCATCCGACGAGCTCTCcagtgaggaagaagagggcATACAACCAGTGGAAGTCACCCTTCCAGTACCTCTTCAAGAGAGACACCCTTCTCCAACCTGGCCGACATCTGCACCGGTGCCCTCTGTTAGGAAGAGAAACCTAAAGTCTAACCCCAAACCCACAGTAAGACCTCAG gaagtgagcggGGCCTCCATCAAAGTGAAACCTCGAGAGGTGGAGCGCCTCAGGCCGAGCGTAGGCTCTCGTCCGGCCTCCGACACTGATGACACGCTGTGGGAGGAGCTTCTCCAAGGGCCGGACACCGGCTCCACGGGGAGCAGCGACAGTGAGGCGAACGGGAGGTACAACGCTGGCATGACGCTCCCACAAACCACCACTCTGAGCAGTGACGATGAGAGCCTTCAGCAGGGAATCACCGGA AACCAGCTGTCGTGGCTGCAGGCGTGTCACCCATCCAAGGACCGTGTCAGTGCCATAATATGGGAGCAGGGCGAGTGTAAGAAAATAGACATGTCAGTATTGGAGATCAGTGGGATCATCCTCACACGG GTGAAGATGGTGGAGCAGGGTATGGGTTACCTTGTGCTTGGCGGGCTGATGACTGCCACCCTGGCACTGCTTCCCTTCGCCTTCCGCTTGGCTCAGCGTCTGGACATGTCGAGCCTTGGCTCCCTGTCCCTGAAAGAGCTGGGAGAAATGGCCATCGGGCAGCATGATGCCCAGGCCTACGCCTTTTTCTTTATCACGGCGGTGCAGAGAGTCTGCCTCACAGGGCTGTTCTTCTTCATGATGTGTGTGGCAGAGAGAACGTACAAACAG AGACTTTTATTCGCCAAGTTCTTCAGCCACCTCACTTCAGCCCGCAAGGCCAAGAAATCAGAGATCCCTCATTTCAGGCTGAAGAAAGTCCAGAACATAAAGATGTGGTTGTCACTCCGCTCTTTTCTCAGG AGACGAGGGCCGCAGCGCTCCGTTGACGTCATTGTCTCCACTATCTTCCTTTTGGCGCTCTCCATTTCATTCATCATCTGTGCCCAG CTTCTGCACAACCACCAGACATTCCTAGAGTCTCTGACAAACTGGGAGCTGATGGTGTGGGCCTCCTCCCTCGTCCTCTTTCTGTTACGGCTGGCCACGCTGGGCTCAGAGACCAACTGCAAATACAGCAACTCCTCAGTGCTGCTCACTGAGCAG ATCAATTTGTATCTTAAGATGGAGAAAAAGCCCAACAAGAAAGAGGAACTCAATATAGTGAACAATGTTTTGAAACTAGCAACAAAACTGATGAAG tctagattgttttggtatgagttgctgagtgttggagatattggctgcaGAGACGTCCACtag